Proteins co-encoded in one Arachis hypogaea cultivar Tifrunner chromosome 13, arahy.Tifrunner.gnm2.J5K5, whole genome shotgun sequence genomic window:
- the LOC112735728 gene encoding uncharacterized protein, whose product MAQDCLMQTKENLHEIQSVMRRKGADTGFAVKGGKYLASRKNMKKAIHKALTNLKAMKTETFVSFSNMDNETFSMLSILKEAETVTLNLLESLLRFISASKRHSRWSILSKFMQPTRVTCDSEECDTNEFVKVDAALHQKPLSTENFLSNTENMEICIKDLEVQVECLSRKLIRTRVSLLNIFSH is encoded by the coding sequence ATGGCCCAAGATTGCCTCATGCAAACAAAAGAAAACTTGCATGAGATCCAATCAGTTATGAGAAGGAAAGGCGCTGATACCGGATTTGCAGTCAAGGGTGGAAAATACTTGGCATCTaggaagaacatgaagaaggCTATTCATAAGGCCTTAACCAatttgaaagcaatgaaaactgAGACATTTGTTTCTTTCTCTAACATGGACAATGAAACTTTTTCAATGCTTAGCATCCTGAAAGAAGCAGAAACAGTCACTTTGAATTTGCTAGAATCTTTGTTGCGGTTTATCTCTGCCTCAAAGAGACATAGCAGATGGTCTATTCTATCCAAGTTTATGCAGCCTACAAGAGTGACTTGTGATTCTGAAGAATGTGACACAAATGAATTTGTAAAGGTGGATGCAGCTTTGCATCAGAAGCCTTTATCTACTGAGAACTTTCTCAGCAACACAGAGAATATGGAGATCTGCATTAAGGATCTGGAAGTACAAGTTGAATGCCTCTCAAGGAAACTCATTAGAACAAGAGTTTCCCTTCTTAACATCTTCAGCCACTAg
- the LOC112736901 gene encoding uncharacterized protein: MNSSSHNRSNSVPSAPHPLISQYEECFQRLKASEAASSSSTSSKLNGLHALYECTNKVLQLQTVQQELSHESCKNSVDELLEGSLMLLDTCATVKDVLLQSSESIQGLQSAIRRKRWGESALKSEGDKYLSLRKKAKKTIQNALESFKGFKKGFTIIPTTSNTQDEFVSMIRSLKEAELFTLIQLESLLSFVYGPKAKPKMSSWTVVSKFMQPKRVCCDSDQSNSNEFEKVDGDLQCLFQKHSSVVSVQNFQNSMENLELCIKGLDSGIEQLERQLIRTRVSLLNIYNY, from the coding sequence ATGAACTCATCTTCACACAACCGGTCGAATAGCGTGCCTTCTGCGCCACATCCTTTGATATCACAATATGAGGAGTGTTTCCAGAGGTTGAAGGCTTCTGAAGCTGCCTCTTCCTCATCAACAAGCTCTAAACTCAATGGTTTGCATGCTTTGTATGAATGCACAAATAAGGTACTTCAATTGCAAACTGTGCAGCAAGAACTCAGCCATGAATCTTGCAAGAATTCGGTTGATGAATTGCTAGAAGGGTCTCTGATGCTCTTGGATACTTGTGCTACTGTCAAAGATGTCCTGCTACAATCATCAGAAAGCATACAAGGACTTCAATCGGCCATTCGCAGAAAGAGATGGGGCGAATCAGCATTGAAATCCGAGGGTGATAAATACTTGTCCTTAAGGAAGAAGGCGAAAAAGACAATTCAAAATGCCTTAGAGAGTTTCAAGGGATTCAAGAAAGGCTTCACTATTATTCCAACTACCTCAAACACTCAAGATGAATTTGTGTCCATGATTAGAAGCTTAAAAGAAGCAGAACTCTTCACACTGATCCAATTAGAGTCTTTGTTATCTTTCGTCTATGGCCCGAAGGCGAAACCAAAGATGAGCAGTTGGACAGTAGTCTCCAAGTTCATGCAGCCTAAGAGAGTATGCTGTGATTCAGACCAATCAAACTCGAATGAATTCGAGAAGGTCGATGGAGACTTGCAGTGTCTCTTTCAGAAACATAGCAGTGTTGTGTCTGTTCAGAATTTCCAAAATTCTATGGAGAATTTAGAGTTATGTATTAAGGGTCTTGACTCAGGAATTGAGCAACTTGAAAGGCAACTTATTAGAACCAGAGTTTCACTTCTcaacatatataattattaa
- the LOC112732527 gene encoding S-adenosyl-L-methionine:benzoic acid/salicylic acid carboxyl methyltransferase 3-like, with the protein MATKEAPYLDGGMDTQQVLHMNDGIGDNSYANNSLLQKKVMMKAKPILEENMMRLYSIIQPQCLIVADLGCSSGPNTLQLLSNVINIIDTITCKLNLKLPVFQFFLNDLFGNDFNSIIKSLPQFLESLEENKGHNFGPCFINATPGSFYKRLFPDNSIHLVHSSYSLHWLSQAPKELVNKENAHLTSTSPPAMHRAYLEQFQKDFKLFLKLRSQEVVAGGGMVLTLFGRENTRDIRTAWTIIGTTLNDMVLENLIEEIKLESFNLPLYDPTIEEAKEVIEDEGSFTLQRLESVVLGWDGNINEDVDDEKNKLDINKRAQFITKYTRAATEPLLKAQFGEQVMDEFFLRFKNKIFQLMMDVEILEFPSLVISLIKNA; encoded by the exons ATGGCAACAAAGGAAGCACCTTACTTAGATGGAGGAATGGATACACAGCAAGTCCTCCACATGAATGATGGCATCGGAGATAATAGCTACGCTAATAACTCTTTGTTACAG AAAAAGGTGATGATGAAGGCAAAACCCATATTAGAGGAGAATATGATGAGACTATACAGTATTATTCAACCTCAGTGTTTGATTGTGGCTGATTTAGGATGTTCTTCAGGACCCAATACTCTTCAGTTGCTATCTAATGTCATCAACATTATTGATACTATTACTTGTAAATTGAATCTTAAACTACCGGTTTTTCAGTTTTTCTTGAATGATCTATTTGGGAATGATTTCAATAGCATCATTAAATCACTCCCTCAATTCTTGGAAAGCCTAGAAGAAAATAAGGGACATAATTTTGGTCCATGTTTTATTAATGCAACTCCTGGTTCATTCTACAAGAGGTTATTTCCTGATAATTCCATACACTTGGTTCATTCCTCTTATAGTCTCCATTGGCTTTCTCAG GCTCCAAAGGAGTTGGTTAATAAGGAAAATGCACACTTAACAAGCACAAGTCCTCCAGCAATGCACAGAGCATATCTTGAACAATTCCAGAAAGACTTTAAACTGTTTCTGAAATTACGTTCACAAGAAGTGGTGGCTGGAGGTGGAATGGTTCTCACTTTATTCGGAAGGGAGAATACTCGTGATATCAGAACTGCTTGGACCATAATTGGCACAACACTCAATGACATGGTCTTAGAG AATTTGATTGAAGAGATAAAATTGGAGTCGTTTAATTTACCATTATATGATCCAACAATAGAGGAAGCTAAAGAAGTAATTGAGGATGAAGGATCTTTCACCCTTCAAAGGTTGGAATCTGTGGTACTGGGTTGGGATGGCAACATAAATGAAGATGTTGATGATGAGAAGAATAAACTTGATATAAATAAGAGGGCACAGTTTATAACTAAATACACTCGAGCTGCTACAGAACCTCTTTTGAAGGCACAATTTGGAGAACAAGTCATGGACGAGTTTTTTCTCCGATTTAAGAATAAGATTTTCCAATTGATGATGGACGTTGAAATATTGGAATTTCCTAGTCTTGTAATATCACTCATAAAGAATGCTTGA
- the LOC112736903 gene encoding uncharacterized protein, with amino-acid sequence MDSFSFHNLQAEKANAILKNRKLRRITGILRFLEVCVVLVLISRLSLRLPVAVKTSSEYFRDLSMFVNNPRFVFLIGNAIIIALFAQSGQFSAQGSRRKDSEDDLYQEFLHNATKKQKVQEKKLKNRAKQGIETEDPIENIKNQEKEGIKSDDSTKNKRINRNMVKHQENNGIFLRKEANFGLRSKGIDVGNNKCDVEKQSMETGEVNNCLEMKKYRRCQTEILPRANRNEQRGGNLRRCETEKKIKAIVHAPTKEEEEEGDSYPEDNMSNEEFRRTIEAFIARQQRLRREEENYSLA; translated from the coding sequence ATGGATTCATTCAGTTTCCATAATCTTCAAGCTGAGAAAGCCAACGCAATCCTTAAGAATCGCAAGCTTCGAAGGATCACAGGCATATTACGCTTCCTTGAGGTGTGTGTTGTTCTAGTTTTGATCTCAAGGCTCTCTCTACGCCTCCCGGTTGCAGTTAAGACCTCGAGTGAGTACTTTAGGGACTTGTCCATGTTTGTTAACAATCCTCGGTTCGTTTTCCTCATTGGAAACGCAATCATCATCGCTCTTTTTGCTCAGTCGGGGCAGTTTTCGGCTCAAGGCTCTAGGAGAAAAGATTCGGAGGACGATCTTTACCAAGAATTTCTCCATAATGCAACAAAGAAACAGAAAGTTcaagaaaaaaaactaaaaaacagaGCAAAACAGGGGATAGAAACAGAGGATCCCATCGAAAACATCAAAAATCAAGAAAAGGAGGGAATAAAAAGTGACGATAGCACAAAGAAtaaaagaatcaatagaaacaTGGTGAAACACCAAGAAAACAATGggatatttttaagaaaagaagcGAATTTTGGCTTAAGGAGCAAAGGAATTGATGTTGGAAATAACAAGTGTGATGTAGAGAAACAGAGCATGGAAACAGGGGAAGTGAATAATTGCTTGGAGATGAAGAAATATAGAAGGTGTCAAACAGAGATTCTCCCCCGTGCGAACCGCAACGAGCAACGAGGTGGCAATTTACGACGGTGTGAAACAGAGAAGAAAATCAAAGCTATTGTACATGCTCCTactaaagaggaggaagaagaaggagattcATACCCTGAAGATAACATGAGCAATGAAGAATTTCGCCGCACCATTGAGGCCTTCATTGCAAGACAACAAAGGCtccgaagagaagaagaaaattactCTCTAGCTTGA
- the LOC112735727 gene encoding uncharacterized protein: protein MAAATPFSPTSHHQPRSKSLPTRPHPIILQCNQHLANLEASDASSPTSSLLRHKLTDLQTLHDCVEKLVLLPLTQEVLVQEHQEKWVDELLDGSLRLLDVCTAAKDALLHTKECAREVQSIIRRKRGGEMEVAAEVRKFLASRKVVKKAILKALSNLKITAKKGKFCPSNKDQQTVSLVSLLKDVQVNTLSTLESLLNFISGQTQSKSSNWSLVSKLMLNNAKKISCTQEGDQNEFSKVDAALQSFVLLTSKPDSISNLQNQLENLESVIQDFGEGLETLFKRFIKIRVSLLNILNH, encoded by the coding sequence ATGGCGGCAGCAACTCCTTTTAGCCCAACATCTCATCACCAACCACGCTCGAAAAGCTTGCCAACCAGACCGCATCCGATCATACTACAATGCAACCAGCATTTGGCTAATCTAGAGGCTTCAGATGCATCTTCACCTACATCATCTTTGTTAAGGCACAAACTAACTGATCTGCAAACCCTGCATGATTGTGTTGAAAAGTTGGTTTTGCTGCCACTTACTCAAGAAGTCCTTGTCCAAGAGCATCAAGAAAAATGGGTTGATGAACTCTTGGATGGATCTCTAAGGCTCTTAGATGTATGCACTGCAGCAAAGGACGCCCTGCTACATACAAAGGAATGTGCACGTGAGGTTCAATCCATCATCAgaagaaaaaggggtggtgagaTGGAAGTTGCAGCTGAGGTAAGGAAATTCTTGGCTTCTAGGAAGGTTGTAAAAAAGGCAATCCTCAAAGCCTTGTCGAATTTGAAGATCACGGCAAAGAAAGGAAAATTCTGTCCTAGCAACAAGGATCAGCAAACTGTGTCTTTGGTTAGCCTCCTGAAAGATGTGCAGGTTAACACGCTTTCCACATTGGAGTCATTGCTCAACTTTATATCCGGACAAACGCAATCGAAATCAAGTAACTGGTCCTTGGTTTCTAAGCTAATGCTCAACAATGCTAAGAAGATTTCTTGCACACAAGAGGGGGATCAGAATGAGTTCTCCAAAGTAGATGCTGCATTGCAATCCTTTGTGTTACTTACAAGCAAGCCAGACAGTATCTCTAACTTGCAGAACCAACTGGAGAATTTGGAGTCTGTCATTCAAGACTTTGGAGAAGGACTAGAAACTCTTTTCAAAAGATTTATCAAGATTAGAGTTTCCCTCCTCAACATCCTGAATCACTAG
- the LOC112736900 gene encoding small ribosomal subunit protein eS25y, with protein MAPKKDKAPPPSSKPAKSGGGKQKKKKWSKGKQKEKVNNQVLFDQGTYDKLLSEAPKFKLITPSILSDRLRINGSLARRAIRELMARGSIRLVSAHASQQIYTRATNT; from the exons ATG GCTCCAAAGAAGGATAAGGCTCCTCCACCATCTTCTAAACCCGCCAAATCTGGTGGTGGCAAGCAGAAGAAGAAG AAGTGGAGCAAGGGAAAGCAAAAGGAGAAGGTGAACAACCAGGTGCTGTTTGATCAGGGTACTTATGACAAGCTCCTCTCTGAAGCTCCCAAATTCAAGCTCATCACTCCTTCCATTCTCTCTGATCGTTTGAGG ATTAATGGATCGCTTGCAAGGAGGGCTATAAGAGAGTTGATGGCTAGAGGGTCAATTAGACTGGTCTCCGCGCACGCAAGTCAGCAGATTTACACAAGAGCAACAAACACCTAG
- the LOC112732526 gene encoding uncharacterized protein, whose translation MINKEYQTVNSLKEIQVTSFAIFESLLNFISGSTQSKRGGWSLVSKLMNNKRMLSNTEDNNEFAKVDDALQFFAFNMGNIDDLQNKLLRLGSCIQDLEEGLDSLFRRLIKIRIVLLNILNH comes from the coding sequence ATGATCAACAAAGAATATCAAACAGTTAACTCGTTGAAAGAAATTCAAGTTACTAGTTTTGCCATATTCGAATCCCTTTTGAACTTTATTTCTGGATCTACACAATCGAAACGTGGCGGTTGGTCGTTGGTTTCGAAACTGATGAACAACAAAAGGATGTTATCCAATACAGAGGACAATAATGAATTTGCAAAAGTGGATGATGCATTGCAGTTCTTTGCATTCAACATGGGAAACATCGATGActtgcagaacaagttactaagATTGGGGTCATGCATTCAAGATCTTGAAGAAGGACTTGACTCATTGTTTAGGCGCTTAATCAAAATCAGAATTGTCCTTCTCAACATTCTTAATCACTAG
- the LOC112736902 gene encoding small ribosomal subunit protein eS25y, whose protein sequence is MFFVILAPLLQSTPFSLPLLSPEFMAPKKDKAPPPSSKPAKSGGGKQKKKKWSKGKQKEKVNNQVLFDQGTYDKLLSEAPKFKLITPSILSDRLRINGSLARRAIRELMARGSIRLVSAHASQQIYTRATNT, encoded by the exons ATGTTCTTCGTTATACTTGCGCCTCTTCTTCAAAGTACCCCCTTTTCCCTTCCTCTTCTCTCACCCGAGTTCATG GCTCCAAAGAAGGATAAGGCTCCTCCACCATCTTCTAAACCCGCCAAATCTGGTGGTGGCAAGCAGAAGAAGAAG AAGTGGAGCAAGGGAAAGCAAAAGGAGAAGGTGAACAACCAGGTTCTGTTTGATCAGGGTACTTATGACAAGCTCCTCTCTGAAGCTCCCAAATTCAAGCTCATCACTCCTTCCATTCTCTCTGATCGTTTGAGG ATTAATGGATCACTTGCAAGGAGGGCTATAAGAGAGTTGATGGCTAGAGGTTCGATTAGACTGGTTTCCGCTCACGCGAGTCAGCAGATTTACACTAGAGCAACAAACACCTAG
- the LOC112736899 gene encoding U-box domain-containing protein 44 — protein MNMIMEKRSFSEFMSEIVALVDEVASFAMNPEVEIDAFTEFAMLVEKLAPIFSDLSDKITVIENKPSIRKSLESIETSLSRAKALKKSSSLKDPSKHIEDTTHDIGRSLGLLLLELSTDFREKVGTLQKQFMNARFGGNMSLSSSPVSLEFANDVYGGGEIEEEIVNVTIEDVVLQLKNGNDEEFAVALWRLKEFIRDEKLESCLVNEEAVVAVLLNRLRSCKADNRLNIIQLLRNMASGNDETKEKMAETEFLSAVVKSLTRDAEERREAVGLLLELSDLPAVRRQIGRIQGCIVMLVSILNGSDPIASQGAAKLLDILSSNTQNALHMAEAGYFKPLVHYLKKGSDMNKILMATALSRLVLTDHSKLSLGKDGAIEPLVNMFHTGKLESKLSALNALQNLSSVTENVQLLIRSGIAGSLLQLLFSVTSVLMTLREPASAILARIAQSESIIVNQDVAQQMLSLLNLSSPIIQGHLLEALSSIAAHPRASKVRRKMKEKGALQLILPFLKETNTTTRSKALNLLYTLSKDLTDELSEHLDEAHLIHIVNIVSSSSSDSEKAAALGILSNLPVSDKKVTDILKKANLLSILISNMASSTGSNSPVTRTLAEIVACVIVRFTNPSDKKLQLYSAEQGVIPLLVKLLSSGSSIAKFRAATALAQLSQNSLSLRRSRKSKWFCVNPSVEAYCEVHDGYCYVNSTFCLVKAGAVSALIKILEDKEWEAVEAALIALSTLLQDEICEGGINCIAKNSGVQAIIKILEAGDVKVQEKALWMLDRIFRIEEHRVKYGESAQVFLIDLAQTCDSRLKSTVAKVLAELELLQVQSSYF, from the exons ATGAATATGATTATGGAAAAGAGAAGCTTTTCTGAATTCATGTCAGAGATAGTAGCTCTGGTTGATGAGGTTGCTTCATTTGCTATGAATCCTGAAGTTGAGATAGATGCTTTTACCGAGTTTGCCatgttggttgagaaattggCACCAATTTtcagtgatttgagtgacaaaaTCACAGTTATAGAAAACAAGCCATCCATCAGAAAATCTTTGGAATCGATCGAAACTTCGCTTAGCCGTGCTAAAGCTTTGAAAAAAAGTTCTAGCTTGAAAGACCCTAGCAAACATATTGAGGACACAACACATGATATTGGTCGATCACTAGGCCTATTGCTCCTTGAATTGTCCACAGATTTTAGAGAAAAGGTTGGTACATTGCAAAAACAGTTTATGAATGCAAGATTTGGTGGGAACATGAGCCTATCTTCAAGTCCAGTATCATTAGAGTTTGCAAATGATGTGTATGGTGGAGGGGAAATAGAAGAGGAAATAGTCAATGTTACTATAGAAGATGTTGTATTGCAACTTAAGAATGGTAACGATGAAGAATTTGCAGTTGCTCTTTGGAGACTAAAGGAGTTCATCAGGGATGAGAAGCTGGAAAGTTGTTTGGTTAATGAGGAAGCTGTTGTTGCTGTTCTGTTAAATAGACTGCGTTCGTGTAAGGCAGACAATAGACTTAACATCATTCAATTGTTACGAAATATGGCTTCAGGAAATGATGAGACAAAG GAGAAGATGGCAGAAACCGAGTTTTTATCAGCAGTGGTGAAGTCTCTAACAAGAGATGCAGAAGAGAGGAGGGAAGCAGTGGGACTGCTGCTAGAACTCTCTGATCTTCCTGCAGTTCGACGGCAAATTGGAAGAATTCAGGGGTGCATTGTAATGTTAGTCTCTATCCTTAATGGAAGCGACCCCATCGCTTCGCAAGGTGCAGCCAAGTTGTTGGATATATTGTCCAGTAATACTCAAAATGCACTTCACATGGCTGAGGCTGGTTACTTTAAGCCTCTAGTGCACTATTTGAAGAAAG GCTCTGACATGAACAAGATCCTTATGGCAACAGCACTTTCTAGGTTGGTGCTAACTGATCACAGCAAACTTTCCCTCGGCAAAGATGGGGCAATCGAGCCCCTTGTCAACATGTTTCACACTGGCAAACTTGAGTCCAAGTTGTCTGCTCTAAATGCCCTTCAAAATCTTTCCAGTGTGACAGAAAATGTGCAACTTCTAATCAGGTCTGGGATTGCAGGATCATTGCTGCAGCTTCTTTTTTCAGTAACATCTGTGCTAATGACTCTTAGGGAGCCAGCATCTGCTATTCTTGCAAGAATTGCTCAGTCAGAATCTATTATTGTTAATCAGGATGTTGCTCAGCAGATGCTCTCACTCTTGAACCTTTCCAGCCCAATAATTCAAGGCCATCTCTTGGAAGCTCTAAGTAGCATCGCTGCGCATCCTCGCGCATCTAAAgtgagaagaaaaatgaaagaaaaaggagcACTTCAGCTAATTTTGCCTTTTCTGAAGGAAACTAACACTACAACAAGAAGCAAGGCCCTTAATTTGCTCTATACTCTTTCCAAAGATCTTACAGATGAGTTGAGTGAACATCTTGATGAAGCTCATCTTATTCACATTGTTAATAttgtctcatcatcatcatcagatagTGAAAAGGCTGCAGCTCTTGGCATACTGAGTAATCTTCCAGTTAGTGATAAAAAGGTGACTGATATTCTGAAGAAAGCAAATTTGTTGTCTATTTTAATATCCAATATGGCTTCGAGCACTGGAAGTAACTCGCCTGTGACAAGAACCTTAGCTGAAATTGTTGCTTGTGTTATAGTTAGGTTCACAAATCCTTCTGACAAGAAACTGCAGCTCTATTCAGCTGAACAAGGGGTGATTCCTTTGCTTGTGAAACTTCTCTCAAGTGGTTCATCAATTGCAAAATTCAGAGCTGCGACTGCTTTGGCTCAGCTATCACAAAATTCTCTGTCCCTCAGGAGGAGTAGGAAGTCAAAGTGGTTTTGTGTAAATCCATCAGTAGAAGCATATTGTGAAGTGCATGATGGTTATTGCTATGTGAACTCCACATTTTGTCTGGTCAAGGCTGGTGCTGTTTCGGCACTTATCAAAATACTTGAAGATAAGGAGTGGGAAGCAGTTGAGGCTGCTCTGATTGCCCTTTCAACTCTTTTGCAAGACGAAATCTGTGAAGGCGGCATCAATTGCATAGCCAAGAATTCAGGTGTGCAAGCTATTATCAAAATTTTAGAAGCAGGTGATGTGAAGGTTCAAGAAAAAGCACTATGGATGTTGGACAGAATATTCAGGATTGAAGAGCACAGAGTAAAATATGGAGAATCAGCTCAGGTTTTTCTTATTGATTTGGCGCAGACGTGTGATTCTCGATTGAAGTCAACTGTTGCAAAAGTTTTGGCAGAGTTGGAGCTCCTGCAAGTTCAATCAAGTTATTTCTGA
- the LOC112732525 gene encoding uncharacterized protein produces the protein MAIFETNTKISLHLRSNSLPSTQHPFGLQCKEHCRRLKDSEVTSCSSSSSIIKNLDILQDLHECINNLLQLPNSQQDLAGECIHELLDGSLRLLDIFSIVQDWLVQSRESVCELESVIRRRSKAKNGISIEVGKYIASRKQIKKAIIQKALTNLKGFKKDIMVASSSSKDNATLAILEEAELVTLNSLESLLLFINGPKEQESQGKWKVMPKLLKSNRVESCDTNEFEKVDATLKILMNHKPSLIENLHSHMENLVMCIQDLEAGAERLSRQLIRTRVSLLNIFSY, from the coding sequence AtggcaatttttgaaacaaaCACAAAGATCTCTCTTCATCTTCGCAGCAACAGCCTGCCATCGACGCAACACCCTTTTGGATTGCAATGCAAGGAGCATTGCCGGAGATTGAAGGACTCTGAGGTCActtcttgttcttcatcatcttcgATAATCAAGAATCTTGATATCTTGCAAGATCTGCATGAGTGCATTAACAATCTGCTCCAATTACCAAACTCACAACAGGATTTGGCAGGAGAATGCATCCATGAACTATTAGATGGATCTCTAAGGCTCTTGGACATATTTAGTATAGTTCAAGATTGGCTAGTGCAATCAAGGGAAAGCGTGTGTGAGCTCGAGTCAGTTATTCGCAGGCGAAGTAAAGCCAAAAATGGAATCTCAATTGAGGTTGGAAAATACATTGCATCAAGGAAACAGATCAAGAAGGCAATAATTCAGAAAGCCTTGACAAACTTGAAAGGATTCAAGAAGGATATTATGGTTGCTTCTTCCTCAAGCAAAGACAACGCGACTTTAGCCATCTTAGAAGAAGCAGAATTAGTCACATTGAACTCATTGGAATCTTTGTTGTTGTTCATCAATGGTCCAAAGGAACAAGAAAGTCAGGGAAAGTGGAAAGTGATGCCCAAATTGTTGAAGTCTAATAGAGTTGAATCATGTGACACAAATGAATTTGAAAAGGTTGATGCAACTTTGAAGATTCTCATGAATCACAAGCCTTCCTTAATTGAGAATCTTCACAGCCACATGGAAAATTTAGTGATGTGCATTCAGGATTTAGAAGCAGGCGCGGAACGCCTTTCGAGGCAACTAATTAGAACTAGAGTTTCCCTTCTCAATATCTTCAGTTACTAG